A genomic stretch from Erwinia sp. E_sp_B01_1 includes:
- the gntR gene encoding gluconate operon transcriptional repressor GntR encodes MKKKRPVLQDVADRVGITKMTVSRYLRNPDQVSVALQSRIAEALDELGYIPNKAPDILSNATSRAIGVLLPSLTNQVFADVLRGIEAVTDAAGYQTMLGHFGYSAEKEELQIRSLLGWNIDGLILTERTHTPASLRMIETAGIPVIEMMDCVSPCLDMAVGFDNVEAARQMTHAILKKGHRRTVYLGARLDERTLLKQQGYEQAMREASLEPRSIMREEASSFSMGGLLLQEAQKHYPDTDSLFCTNDDLAIGAMFECQRQGLRVPQEMAIAGFHGHDITQVVTPVLATVVTPREEMGRESAALLLASIRGQQADVKQVNVGFAISEGGSI; translated from the coding sequence ATGAAGAAGAAAAGACCGGTATTACAGGATGTTGCCGATCGTGTGGGCATCACTAAAATGACCGTTAGTCGCTATCTGCGCAATCCCGATCAGGTCTCTGTCGCGCTACAGAGCCGCATCGCCGAAGCGCTGGATGAGCTGGGTTATATCCCCAATAAAGCCCCCGATATTTTGTCTAATGCCACCAGCCGGGCTATTGGCGTTTTGCTGCCTTCACTGACTAACCAGGTCTTTGCTGATGTCCTGCGTGGCATTGAGGCCGTCACCGATGCTGCGGGATACCAGACGATGCTGGGCCATTTCGGCTACAGTGCAGAAAAAGAAGAACTTCAGATCCGCTCGCTGCTTGGCTGGAACATCGATGGATTAATCCTCACCGAACGCACCCACACACCCGCCAGCCTGAGAATGATTGAAACAGCCGGCATCCCGGTGATTGAGATGATGGATTGTGTCTCACCCTGTCTGGATATGGCCGTGGGGTTTGATAACGTTGAAGCGGCGCGGCAGATGACCCATGCGATCCTTAAAAAAGGTCACCGGCGCACCGTCTATCTCGGGGCGCGGCTGGATGAGCGAACGCTGCTTAAACAGCAGGGTTATGAGCAGGCGATGCGTGAAGCCAGCCTTGAGCCCCGCAGCATCATGAGAGAAGAAGCTTCCTCCTTTTCCATGGGTGGCCTGCTTCTGCAGGAAGCTCAAAAACACTATCCCGACACCGACAGCCTGTTTTGTACCAACGATGACCTGGCGATAGGCGCGATGTTTGAATGCCAGCGTCAGGGACTTCGTGTTCCCCAGGAGATGGCGATAGCGGGTTTTCACGGCCATGATATTACTCAGGTGGTAACACCTGTACTGGCAACGGTGGTGACGCCGCGTGAAGAGATGGGGCGGGAATCTGCTGCCCTGCTGCTGGCCAGCATCCGCGGCCAGCAGGCTGACGTAAAGCAGGTGAATGTCGGTTTCGCGATTTCAGAAGGGGGCAGCATCTGA
- the gntK gene encoding gluconokinase gives MKPTLSSRHVFVLMGVSGSGKSAVANAVAHQLKAAFLDGDFLHPRANIQKMAEGHPLNDDDRKPWLEAINDAAFAMQRTNDVSLIVCSALKKQYRDILRKGNDNLSFVYLKGDFDTIESRLRARKGHFFKPQMLVTQFETLEEPGNDERGVLVVDINQTLDEVVAATIATIEGAIKQ, from the coding sequence ATGAAACCTACCCTCTCGTCCCGTCACGTTTTCGTGCTTATGGGCGTATCCGGAAGTGGCAAATCAGCGGTGGCTAATGCCGTTGCACACCAGCTGAAAGCGGCGTTTCTTGACGGGGATTTCCTTCATCCTCGCGCCAACATTCAGAAAATGGCGGAAGGTCATCCGCTGAATGATGACGATCGCAAGCCGTGGCTGGAAGCGATAAACGATGCCGCTTTTGCCATGCAGCGCACCAACGATGTATCGTTGATTGTCTGCTCAGCCCTGAAAAAGCAGTACCGGGATATCCTGCGCAAGGGCAATGACAATCTTTCGTTCGTCTATCTGAAAGGTGACTTCGACACCATTGAATCCCGTCTGCGCGCACGTAAAGGTCACTTTTTCAAGCCGCAGATGCTGGTAACCCAGTTCGAAACGCTGGAAGAGCCGGGCAATGATGAGCGCGGCGTGCTGGTGGTGGATATTAATCAAACGCTGGATGAGGTTGTGGCTGCCACCATTGCCACCATCGAAGGTGCAATAAAACAATAA
- the gntU gene encoding gluconate transporter, with protein sequence MATATLVLTAAGSVLLLLFLVMKARMHAFVALMLVSVGAGIFSGMPLDKIADTMQKGMGGTLGFLAIVVALGAMFGKILHETGAVDQIAIKMLKTFGESRAHYAMGIAGLICALPLFFEVAIVLLISIAFAVARRTHDNLVKLVIPLFAGVAASAAFLLPGPAPMLLASQMHVDFGWMILLGLCAAIPSMLIAGPLFGNFISRHVKFTLPTETTHPEFDESKLPSFGFSLSLILFPLVLVGLKTIGARFTAPGSTLYEWLEFIGHPFIAILLACLVAIYGLAYRQGMDKERVMQICGSALQPAGIILLVIGAGGVFKQVLVDSGVGPALGNALTGAGLPVALACFILAGAVRIIQGSATVACLTAVGLIMPVIEPLHYSGAQMAALSICIAGGSIIFSHVNDAGFWLFGRFTGATEAQTLKTWTMMETILGTVGAVVGMIAFELLS encoded by the coding sequence ATGGCTACTGCAACACTGGTTTTGACAGCAGCGGGTTCTGTTTTACTGCTGCTGTTTCTGGTTATGAAAGCGCGTATGCACGCTTTTGTTGCCCTGATGTTAGTCTCCGTTGGTGCCGGTATTTTCTCCGGCATGCCCCTCGATAAAATTGCCGACACCATGCAAAAAGGCATGGGCGGCACCCTCGGATTCCTCGCTATCGTGGTCGCGCTGGGCGCGATGTTCGGCAAAATTCTGCATGAAACCGGTGCGGTCGATCAGATCGCCATCAAAATGCTGAAAACCTTCGGGGAAAGCCGGGCACACTATGCGATGGGCATTGCAGGCCTGATCTGCGCACTGCCTCTGTTCTTTGAGGTGGCGATCGTGCTGCTGATCAGTATCGCTTTCGCCGTTGCGCGCCGCACGCATGATAATCTGGTCAAACTGGTTATCCCTCTGTTTGCCGGCGTGGCAGCTTCTGCGGCCTTCCTGCTGCCGGGGCCAGCCCCGATGCTGCTGGCTTCTCAGATGCATGTCGATTTTGGCTGGATGATCCTGCTTGGCCTCTGTGCGGCTATTCCCAGCATGCTGATTGCCGGCCCGTTGTTCGGTAACTTTATCAGTCGCCATGTTAAGTTCACGCTGCCTACCGAGACCACCCATCCGGAATTTGACGAGAGCAAATTGCCTTCGTTCGGTTTCAGCCTGTCGCTGATCCTGTTCCCGCTGGTGCTGGTAGGGCTGAAAACTATCGGCGCCCGCTTTACCGCACCGGGGTCAACGCTCTATGAATGGCTCGAATTCATTGGGCATCCGTTTATCGCCATCCTGCTGGCTTGCCTGGTTGCCATCTACGGTCTGGCTTACCGCCAGGGCATGGATAAAGAGCGTGTGATGCAGATTTGTGGCAGCGCCCTGCAGCCAGCCGGGATTATTCTGCTGGTGATTGGTGCCGGTGGCGTATTTAAGCAGGTGCTGGTGGATTCAGGCGTTGGCCCGGCGCTGGGCAATGCATTAACCGGAGCCGGACTGCCCGTGGCGCTGGCGTGCTTTATCCTGGCCGGCGCGGTGCGCATCATTCAGGGTTCAGCAACGGTAGCCTGCCTGACAGCGGTAGGCTTGATCATGCCAGTGATTGAACCGCTGCATTACTCTGGCGCGCAGATGGCAGCGCTGTCGATCTGCATCGCCGGTGGCTCAATAATCTTCAGCCACGTCAACGATGCTGGTTTCTGGTTGTTTGGCCGCTTTACTGGCGCAACAGAAGCGCAGACGCTAAAAACCTGGACGATGATGGAAACCATTCTGGGCACCGTGGGCGCGGTGGTCGGCATGATTGCTTTCGAGTTGCTGTCTTAA
- a CDS encoding DUF805 domain-containing protein: MRALLQIIKDCLLKTFNYEGREARRSYLVFLGFQLMWFCCYLKWGTGTDGELSFIALLLFILPTFACGIRRANDAGYSRGVIALLVVAPYLLFPFLLFPASANLSEKT, translated from the coding sequence ATGAGGGCTCTGCTGCAGATTATCAAAGACTGCCTGCTGAAAACTTTTAACTATGAAGGGCGTGAAGCACGGAGAAGCTATCTGGTTTTCCTGGGTTTCCAACTGATGTGGTTTTGCTGTTACCTGAAGTGGGGAACCGGTACTGATGGCGAACTGAGTTTTATCGCCTTGCTGCTGTTCATTCTGCCGACATTTGCCTGCGGTATCAGAAGAGCCAATGACGCCGGCTATTCGCGCGGCGTCATTGCTCTGCTGGTTGTTGCTCCCTACCTGCTGTTCCCTTTTTTGCTGTTTCCCGCTTCAGCTAACCTGTCTGAGAAAACATAA
- a CDS encoding YhgN family NAAT transporter translates to MTEMISATILLLLIMDPLGNLPIFMSVLKHLEPKRRRRVVMREMLIALAIMLLFLFAGEKILAFLNLRTETVSISGGIILFLIAIKMIFPSHESSSSGLPAGEEPFLVPLAIPLVAGPSLLATLMLLSHQYPNQIGHLAGALLIAWGATVVILLLSGVFLKLLGEKGVDALERLMGLILIMLATQMFLDGIRAYLKI, encoded by the coding sequence ATGACTGAAATGATCTCCGCGACAATATTATTGTTGCTTATTATGGACCCGCTGGGCAATTTGCCGATTTTTATGTCGGTTTTAAAGCATCTGGAGCCAAAACGTCGACGCCGGGTGGTGATGCGCGAAATGCTGATTGCGCTGGCAATTATGCTGCTGTTTTTGTTTGCCGGTGAGAAGATCCTCGCCTTTCTGAATCTCCGCACGGAAACCGTCTCGATTTCGGGCGGCATCATCCTGTTTCTGATTGCCATCAAAATGATTTTTCCTTCTCACGAAAGCAGCAGCAGCGGTTTACCGGCCGGTGAAGAACCTTTCCTGGTGCCGCTGGCTATCCCGCTGGTGGCCGGGCCTTCTCTGCTGGCAACACTGATGCTGCTCTCGCATCAGTATCCCAATCAGATTGGTCATCTCGCAGGCGCGCTGCTGATCGCCTGGGGGGCAACGGTAGTCATTTTACTGCTGTCAGGGGTGTTCTTAAAATTGCTGGGGGAGAAAGGGGTTGATGCGCTGGAGCGGCTGATGGGGTTGATTCTGATCATGCTGGCAACGCAGATGTTCCTGGATGGGATTCGGGCTTATCTGAAGATATAA
- the asd gene encoding aspartate-semialdehyde dehydrogenase, whose translation MKSVGLIGWRGMVGSVLMQRMVEERDFDVIRPVFFSTSQHGQAAPEFGGQSAGTLQDAYNVEALKALDIIITCQGGDYTTEIYPKLRASGWQGFWIDAASTLRMNDDALIILDPVNHNVIQQGLDKGIKTFAGGNCTVSLMLMSLGGLFANNLVEWASVATYQAASGGGARHMRELLTQMGMLHDHVAKELQNPASAILDIERKVTTMSRDGVLPTDNFGVPLAGSLIPWIDKQLENGQSREEWKGQAETNKILQPATTIPVDGLCVRVGALRCHSQAFTLKLKKDVPLKEIEQLLASHNDWVHVVPNDRELTMRELTPAAVTGTLKTPVGRLRKLNMGPEYLSAFTVGDQLLWGAAEPLRRMLRLLVG comes from the coding sequence ATGAAATCAGTAGGACTTATCGGTTGGCGTGGCATGGTTGGCTCCGTTCTTATGCAACGCATGGTAGAAGAGCGTGACTTCGATGTGATTCGCCCGGTCTTTTTCTCGACTTCTCAGCATGGCCAGGCGGCTCCAGAGTTTGGCGGCCAGTCTGCGGGTACTCTGCAGGATGCTTATAATGTTGAGGCGCTGAAAGCGCTGGATATCATTATCACCTGTCAGGGTGGTGATTATACCACTGAAATCTATCCCAAACTGCGGGCTTCCGGCTGGCAGGGCTTCTGGATTGATGCGGCTTCCACCCTGCGCATGAATGACGATGCGCTGATTATTCTCGATCCGGTTAACCACAACGTCATTCAGCAGGGGCTGGATAAAGGCATCAAAACCTTTGCTGGCGGTAACTGCACGGTCAGTCTGATGTTGATGTCATTGGGTGGCCTGTTCGCCAACAACCTGGTGGAGTGGGCTTCTGTGGCTACCTATCAGGCGGCTTCTGGCGGCGGCGCGCGCCATATGCGTGAACTGCTGACCCAGATGGGAATGCTGCACGACCATGTGGCGAAAGAGCTGCAAAATCCCGCTTCTGCTATCCTGGATATCGAACGCAAAGTCACCACGATGAGCCGTGACGGCGTGCTGCCGACCGATAATTTTGGTGTTCCGCTGGCAGGCAGCCTGATCCCGTGGATTGATAAGCAGCTGGAGAATGGCCAGAGCCGTGAAGAGTGGAAAGGGCAGGCCGAAACCAACAAGATCCTGCAACCCGCCACCACTATCCCGGTTGATGGCCTTTGCGTCCGTGTTGGCGCGCTGCGCTGCCACAGCCAGGCCTTCACGCTGAAGCTGAAAAAAGATGTGCCGCTGAAAGAGATCGAGCAGTTACTGGCCTCGCATAATGACTGGGTGCATGTGGTGCCAAACGACCGTGAGCTGACCATGCGTGAGCTGACGCCAGCAGCGGTAACCGGCACGCTGAAAACCCCGGTAGGCCGTCTGCGGAAGCTGAATATGGGGCCGGAATATCTTTCCGCGTTTACCGTAGGTGACCAGCTTCTGTGGGGAGCTGCTGAACCTCTTCGCCGCATGCTTCGTCTGCTGGTCGGCTAA
- the glgB gene encoding 1,4-alpha-glucan branching enzyme, producing MSELTERQLINALLSGHYADPFSLLGMHQTENGLEVRALLPDATEVWVIETNTGRKCAQLKCLDSRGYFQSVIPRRKNRFRYQLAVTWHGQQNLIDDAYRFGPLLAEMDSWLLAEGTHLRPYETLGAHADVIDGVIGTRFSVWAPNAQRVSVVGDFNFWDGRRHPMRFRREIGVWELFVPGAVQGHLYKFEIIDLHGKLRLKSDPYAFEAQMRPESASMICGIPPKTEMTEARQRANDFDRPISIYEVHLGSWRRHTDNNYWLSYKELAEQLVPYVKEMGFTHLELMPINEHPFDGSWGYQPTGMYAPTRRFGTRDDFRNFIAAAHEAGLNVLLDWVPGHFPSDDFSLAKFDGTELYEHGDPREGYHQDWNTLIYNFGRREVSNYLAGNALYWAERFGIDGLRVDAVASMIYRDYSRAEGEWVPNHLGGRENLEAIEFLRYTNRMLGTAVPGSVTIAEESTDFPGVSRPPEMGGLGFWYKWNLGWMHDTLDYMKLDPVHRKHHHNNMTFGMLYNSTENFVLPLSHDEVVHGKLSILDRMPGDAWQKFANLRAYYGWMFGFPGKKLLFMGNEFAQGREWNHDVSLDWHLLEGEDNWHHGVQRLVRDLNHTYQAHAPLHQLDFDPMGFEWLVVDDFENSVFVFVRRDREGNELMVVSNFTPVARENYRFGVTGAGSWREVLNTDSEHYHGSNAGNHGVIHSEPQPSHDREHSVSMTLPPLSTLWLAREVP from the coding sequence ATGTCCGAGCTAACGGAACGTCAGCTTATTAATGCACTACTCTCCGGCCACTATGCAGACCCTTTCTCGCTTCTTGGTATGCACCAGACAGAAAACGGGCTGGAAGTAAGGGCGCTCCTGCCAGATGCCACCGAAGTATGGGTGATTGAAACCAATACCGGGCGTAAATGCGCCCAGCTTAAATGCCTGGATTCCCGGGGGTATTTCCAGAGCGTGATCCCAAGGCGTAAAAATCGTTTTCGCTACCAGCTTGCGGTCACCTGGCATGGTCAGCAAAACCTGATCGATGATGCCTATCGTTTTGGCCCACTGCTGGCGGAGATGGACAGCTGGCTGCTGGCGGAGGGGACGCATCTCCGCCCTTATGAGACTTTGGGGGCGCATGCCGACGTGATTGATGGCGTCATTGGCACGCGTTTCTCTGTCTGGGCACCGAATGCTCAACGCGTATCGGTAGTGGGAGATTTCAACTTCTGGGATGGTCGTCGCCATCCGATGCGTTTTCGCCGCGAGATTGGCGTGTGGGAGCTGTTTGTTCCCGGCGCAGTCCAGGGACATCTGTATAAATTCGAGATTATCGACCTGCATGGCAAACTGCGGCTGAAGTCCGATCCCTACGCATTTGAAGCACAGATGCGGCCGGAAAGCGCCTCAATGATTTGCGGTATTCCGCCTAAAACCGAAATGACGGAAGCCCGTCAGCGTGCCAATGATTTTGATCGGCCCATTTCCATTTACGAAGTTCATCTGGGGTCATGGCGTCGGCACACTGACAATAACTACTGGCTGAGCTACAAAGAGCTGGCCGAACAGCTGGTGCCCTATGTCAAAGAGATGGGCTTTACCCATCTTGAGCTGATGCCCATCAACGAACACCCCTTTGACGGCAGTTGGGGATATCAACCCACCGGCATGTATGCGCCCACCCGTCGTTTCGGCACGCGGGACGATTTCCGCAATTTCATCGCCGCGGCCCATGAAGCAGGCCTGAATGTGCTGCTTGACTGGGTGCCTGGCCATTTCCCTTCAGACGATTTTAGTCTGGCAAAATTTGACGGCACCGAGCTGTATGAGCATGGCGATCCCCGTGAAGGCTATCATCAGGACTGGAACACGCTGATCTATAACTTTGGCCGGCGCGAAGTCAGTAACTATCTGGCAGGTAATGCCCTTTACTGGGCGGAACGGTTTGGCATTGACGGCCTGCGTGTGGATGCTGTCGCCTCAATGATTTATCGCGATTACAGCCGTGCCGAAGGTGAATGGGTGCCAAACCACCTGGGCGGCAGAGAGAATCTGGAAGCGATCGAATTCCTGCGCTATACCAATCGTATGTTAGGCACGGCGGTACCGGGTTCTGTCACCATTGCTGAAGAGTCTACCGACTTCCCTGGCGTCTCCAGGCCGCCCGAAATGGGAGGGCTGGGATTCTGGTACAAGTGGAATCTGGGCTGGATGCACGACACGCTGGATTATATGAAGCTGGATCCGGTGCACCGCAAGCATCACCACAACAATATGACTTTTGGCATGCTCTATAACTCGACAGAGAACTTTGTCCTGCCGCTGTCACATGATGAGGTCGTGCACGGCAAGCTCTCGATTCTTGACCGTATGCCCGGCGATGCCTGGCAGAAGTTTGCCAACCTGCGTGCCTACTACGGCTGGATGTTCGGCTTTCCCGGCAAAAAGCTGCTGTTTATGGGCAATGAATTTGCCCAGGGCAGAGAGTGGAACCATGACGTCAGCCTCGACTGGCATCTGCTGGAAGGGGAAGACAACTGGCATCACGGCGTTCAGCGACTGGTCCGCGACCTTAACCATACCTACCAGGCGCACGCGCCACTTCACCAGCTGGACTTCGACCCGATGGGCTTTGAGTGGCTGGTAGTGGATGATTTCGAAAATTCGGTGTTTGTCTTTGTGCGGCGCGATCGTGAAGGCAACGAACTGATGGTGGTCAGTAACTTTACGCCTGTCGCTCGCGAAAATTACCGGTTTGGGGTAACAGGTGCGGGTAGCTGGCGCGAAGTGCTGAATACCGATTCGGAGCACTATCACGGCAGTAATGCTGGAAATCATGGCGTGATCCACAGCGAACCGCAGCCAAGCCACGATCGCGAACATTCGGTCAGTATGACGCTGCCACCCCTGTCCACCCTCTGGCTTGCCCGGGAGGTGCCATGA